A genome region from Prionailurus viverrinus isolate Anna chromosome A3, UM_Priviv_1.0, whole genome shotgun sequence includes the following:
- the LOC125162946 gene encoding uncharacterized protein LOC125162946, translated as MGVNTLAKIGMAEAEGERGKILNTCRVKRASQAAPDQGHLRLRRRWLYFQSEDVRSARVPRCELPPSSLLTEGGEKAGQAPSAPGSGGLGGGAGTAQRVARLAALPPPPGRSPCRPPRSRPASRPALPGPGRSACLAACWATDALHPHKGACARAGSAGAGTHHRRAFCLHPLSRPPPAHSHGPHSLVSRLSRHLLLASPTQLPVMISWLVGPNPT; from the exons ATGGGGGTAAATACGCTGGCCAAAATTGGGATGGCggaagcagaaggagagagggggaaaatcCTTAACACTTGCAGAGTAAAACGAGCaa GCCAAGCGGCACCGGACCAGGGGCACCTCCGGCTTCGCCGCCGGTGGCTGTACTTCCAGTCCGAGGATGTCCGCTCGGCGCGCGTACCTCGGTGCGAGCTTCCCCCGAGCTCTTTGTTAACGGAGGGTGGGGAGAAAGCGGGGCAGGCGCCTAGCGCACCGGGCAGCGGCggcttggggggtggggcggggacgGCCCAACGAGTTGctcgcctcgctgcccttcccccaccgccCGGCCGCAGCCCCTGCCGGCCGCCCAGGTCTCGTCCAGCCTCACGGCCGGCGCTCCCCGGCCCGGGCCGCTCCGCATGCCTCGCCGCCTGCTGGGCTACTGATGCCCTCCATCCACACAAAGGCGCGTGCGCCCGGGCGGGGAGCGCAGGGGCTGGCACGCACCACCGGCGGGCCTTCTGTCTGCACCCCCTCTCCCGGCCGCCGCCGGCGCACTCCCACGGCCCCCACTCCCTCGTCTCTCGTCTGAGCCGCCATTTGCTCCTCGCCTCCCCGACTCAGCTACCG gtcatgatctcatggttggtgggaccAAACCCCACGTGA